From Medicago truncatula cultivar Jemalong A17 chromosome 7, MtrunA17r5.0-ANR, whole genome shotgun sequence, a single genomic window includes:
- the LOC120576963 gene encoding putative F-box/LRR-repeat protein At5g41840, with protein sequence MSSHRSIPNVDRISNLPDSVICHILSFLSAKQSAATSILSQRWNPLWHSVFTLDFDDQSFTDFHTFRHFVYSVMLTRDPTLPIRMFHLKCGTSPGCDPHDINRFVPVAVKKGIENLILDFTSAGHHFLIRLSPTLSSVFNCGRKLVVLKLKTIIVRVLPQIDFPLLKTLHLEKGCDSKRF encoded by the coding sequence ATGTCATCGCACCGTTCAATCCCAAATGTGGACAGAATCAGCAACCTACCGGACTCCGTTATCTGCcacattctctcttttctctctgcCAAACAATCTGCTGCAACAAGCATTCTCTCTCAAAGATGGAATCCATTGTGGCACTCAGTTTTCACTCTCGACTTCGACGACCAAAGCTTTACAGACTTCCACACTTTTCGACATTTTGTCTACTCTGTCATGCTCACCCGTGACCCCACATTGCCCATCCGAATGTTCCACCTCAAATGTGGAACCTCCCCGGGATGTGATCCACATGATATCAATCGATTTGTTCCTGTTGCTGTCAAAAAAGGAATTGAGAATCTCATCTTAGATTTTACTAGCGCTGGTCACCATTTTCTAATCAGATTAAGTCCTActttgtcaagtgttttcaactGCGGCAGGAAACTTGTGGTTCTTAAGTTGAAAACAATAATAGTGAGGGTTCTTCCTCAAATCGATTTTCCCTTGCTTAAAACTCTCCATTTGGAAAAAGGTTGCGATTCTAAGAGATTTTAA
- the LOC25497960 gene encoding FBD-associated F-box protein At5g56370, which produces MELIFTSNWRTQWKWLLEMLKNCPKLQNLTLHKLYGHGIDEDDWKEPEIIPNCLSSQLRTCSLIYYKGMKCELQFAEYVLKNANLLCTMTISASPGDLTLKHQMLMDLSLCPRGSTGCKLSFIRLHACC; this is translated from the exons ATGGAGCTTATATTCACATCAAATTGGCGTACCCAATGGAAGTGGTTGCTAGAAATGCTGAAGAATTGCCCTAAACTTCAAAATCTTACCCTTCACAAG CTTTATGGACATGGTATTGATGAGGATGATTGGAAGGAACCAGAAATTATTCCAAACTGCCTTTCCTCTCAACTAAGAACATGCTCGCTTATATATTACAAAGGCATGAAGTGTGAGCTTCAGTTTGCAGAGTATGTTTTGAAGAATGCCAACTTACTGTGCACGATGACAATTAGTGCCTCTCCAGGGGATTTAACTTTAAAGCACCAAATGCTAATGGATTTATCTTTGTGTCCAAGGGGCTCTACTGGATGTAAACTTTCATTCATTCGATTGCATGCATGTTGTTGA